Proteins encoded by one window of Acidimicrobiales bacterium:
- a CDS encoding ATP-binding cassette domain-containing protein, which produces MIALAFSLAGAVLLFGLFLDIRNWRRSRTGTGTGTGTEGRGLPQALLEPSPANAPPPPPLLERRPVASNSAPPLPAPPRLERPPVFSGSAPAPAAVAPTSDRAPLLVCRGVHVAYDKVRVLFGVDMEIGQGEIVALLGTNGAGKSTLLKAVSGLVDPIDGSIVFDGRDITHADPVDRARLGIVQVPGGKAVFPTLTVAEHFKAAAWLFAKEEADEIHTRTARVLELFPRLKERWHQMAGNLSGGEQQQLGLGMAFVAKPRLLIIDELSLGLAPTVVEQLLGIVRAIHAEGCTIILVEQSVNVALTIAERAYFMEKGEVRFQGPAAELLARGDLLRSVFLEGANGTGATATAVTVRGEPSLDRDPDPLAGRPVVLRVSGLTRRFGGITAVDDVSFDLRQGETLGLIGPNGAGKTTILDLVSGVLPVNGGHIELGGVEVSEWSAARRAAAGLGRSFQDARIFPSLTVSENIALGLERHIATRDHLAALLDLPAIQESERAVGLRVEELIELMSLQAYRDKFVSELSTGVRRMVDLAMTIAHGPTVLLLDEPSSGIAQRETEALGPLLKDIQRATDCSIVLIEHDMPLISAVSDDVIALDLGTVVVRGRPSEVLSDPRVVSSYLGGDIDLIHRSGARPLAERR; this is translated from the coding sequence GTGATCGCCCTCGCGTTCTCGCTCGCGGGGGCCGTCTTGCTGTTCGGCCTCTTCCTCGACATCCGCAACTGGCGCAGGTCGAGGACCGGCACCGGCACCGGCACCGGCACGGAGGGACGGGGACTCCCACAGGCGTTGCTCGAGCCGTCGCCGGCCAACGCCCCTCCACCTCCCCCGCTGCTCGAGCGGCGGCCGGTGGCCTCCAATTCCGCTCCCCCGCTTCCTGCTCCCCCGCGGCTGGAGCGGCCGCCGGTGTTCTCCGGATCCGCTCCCGCCCCAGCCGCCGTCGCGCCTACTTCGGACCGCGCACCGCTGCTCGTCTGCCGGGGCGTGCACGTGGCCTACGACAAGGTCCGGGTGCTCTTCGGGGTCGACATGGAGATCGGCCAGGGTGAGATCGTCGCCCTGCTCGGTACGAACGGCGCCGGGAAGTCCACGCTGTTGAAGGCGGTCTCCGGCCTCGTCGACCCGATCGACGGGTCCATCGTGTTCGACGGCCGCGACATCACCCACGCAGATCCTGTCGACCGAGCGAGGTTGGGGATCGTGCAGGTCCCCGGGGGCAAGGCCGTGTTCCCGACGCTCACCGTCGCCGAGCACTTCAAGGCCGCCGCGTGGCTGTTCGCCAAGGAGGAAGCCGACGAGATCCACACCCGGACGGCGAGGGTCCTGGAGCTGTTCCCGCGCCTGAAGGAGCGTTGGCACCAGATGGCGGGGAACCTCTCGGGCGGCGAGCAGCAGCAACTCGGGCTCGGCATGGCCTTCGTGGCGAAGCCACGGTTGCTCATCATCGACGAGCTCTCTCTGGGCCTGGCACCGACCGTCGTAGAGCAGCTGCTCGGGATCGTGCGCGCCATCCACGCCGAAGGCTGCACGATCATCCTGGTCGAGCAGTCCGTGAACGTCGCCCTGACGATCGCCGAGCGTGCCTACTTCATGGAGAAGGGCGAGGTCCGCTTTCAGGGTCCCGCCGCCGAGCTGCTGGCGCGGGGCGACCTCCTGCGATCCGTCTTCCTCGAAGGAGCCAACGGCACCGGCGCCACTGCCACGGCGGTGACGGTCAGAGGTGAGCCGTCGCTCGATCGAGACCCCGACCCTCTGGCCGGCCGGCCGGTGGTCCTGCGCGTCAGCGGGCTGACCAGACGATTCGGCGGGATCACCGCGGTCGACGACGTGAGCTTCGACCTGCGCCAGGGTGAGACGCTCGGGCTGATCGGCCCGAACGGTGCGGGCAAGACGACAATCCTGGACCTCGTCTCCGGGGTTCTCCCGGTCAACGGCGGTCACATCGAGCTCGGGGGCGTCGAGGTCAGCGAATGGTCAGCCGCCCGCCGAGCGGCGGCCGGACTCGGGCGGTCCTTCCAGGACGCCCGCATCTTCCCGTCCCTCACCGTCTCCGAGAACATCGCGCTGGGGCTCGAGCGACACATCGCCACCCGGGACCACCTGGCGGCCCTCCTGGACCTGCCCGCCATCCAGGAGTCGGAACGCGCCGTCGGTCTCAGGGTGGAGGAGCTGATCGAGCTGATGAGCCTCCAGGCCTACAGGGACAAGTTCGTCTCGGAGCTCTCCACCGGGGTGCGGCGGATGGTCGACCTGGCCATGACCATCGCCCACGGGCCCACCGTGCTGCTCCTCGACGAGCCGTCATCGGGCATCGCCCAGCGCGAGACCGAGGCGCTCGGACCCCTGCTGAAGGACATCCAGCGCGCCACGGACTGCTCGATCGTGCT
- a CDS encoding ABC transporter permease, with translation MGRWLAAGVIFVAAIELIFSTSAPDFVSGLALGSLYGIIGVGIVLIYRTSRIINFAAGAVGAVPAIIALSLVLQDHVNYLLALPIVLVGGPLFGVLTDLVMRRFDDVPRLIATVMTIGVAQSLAILGFFIPVWFGQNATNEGSTVPTPWEHLVWHNSRGQPLLSGNEVAALVTVGVVTLALAGFLRYTRLGIALRASAENADRALLLGIPVRRVSMAAWALAGLLAALAIFVQAPLIGTPSDATLGFDTLLYALTAAVVSRMERFGVALAAGMGIGVLITSTIISSGDNSISSSIMVIVILGALLTQPRRTARALDAGEGRWQTVKQFRPIPAELRRLPEVAAARWGTAAAGAGLLIALPYLLGTANISYLVLLPLYGIVAVSLVVLTGWAGQISLGQFGLVGVSAGVAGGLIANHNIDFFAALGIGILTGVVAAVVIGLPSLRIQGLYLAVTTLAFGYAVPNYLLNEHYWIGRHILPSGLAAHLSRPLLYGRIDLTGDRAYYYLCLVFLALVMLAAFAFRRNRSGRVLIALRDNERTAAAFAVNPARTRLAAFAVSGGIAGLAGVLFDYAQQNVVPGTYDIQASLILFLAVAIAGVSSVSWAVVGVMVLEVSVVFGPRIYDLFHSTTIESVMPLLLTGPLLLINSSFYPGGSAEGGMRLRDDWLRRVATRRGLVVPSLVADLGPAPGRVAAPAPPGFEASVVGAAPQPVAAASDATPHASLLDGGRVAP, from the coding sequence GTGGGTCGATGGCTGGCAGCAGGCGTGATCTTCGTCGCCGCGATCGAGCTGATCTTCTCGACGTCGGCCCCCGACTTCGTCTCCGGGCTCGCCCTCGGATCTCTGTACGGGATCATCGGCGTCGGCATCGTGCTCATCTACCGGACGTCGCGCATCATCAACTTCGCGGCCGGCGCGGTGGGGGCCGTGCCGGCCATCATCGCCTTGTCGCTCGTCCTGCAGGACCATGTGAACTACCTGCTGGCGCTGCCGATCGTCCTGGTGGGCGGGCCGCTCTTCGGGGTGCTGACCGACCTGGTGATGCGCCGCTTCGACGACGTCCCCAGGCTGATCGCGACCGTGATGACGATCGGCGTGGCCCAGAGCCTGGCCATCCTCGGGTTCTTCATCCCGGTGTGGTTCGGGCAGAACGCGACCAACGAAGGGTCGACGGTGCCCACCCCCTGGGAGCACCTGGTCTGGCACAACAGCCGGGGCCAGCCGCTGCTGAGCGGGAACGAGGTCGCCGCCCTGGTGACGGTGGGGGTGGTGACCCTGGCGCTGGCGGGGTTCCTGCGTTACACGCGGCTCGGGATCGCCCTGCGCGCCTCGGCGGAGAACGCCGACCGGGCACTGCTGCTCGGCATCCCGGTGCGCCGGGTGAGCATGGCGGCGTGGGCGCTCGCCGGGCTCCTCGCCGCACTGGCCATCTTCGTGCAGGCGCCGCTCATCGGCACGCCGAGCGACGCCACGCTGGGGTTCGACACGCTGCTCTACGCCCTCACCGCCGCCGTGGTGTCGCGGATGGAGCGCTTCGGGGTGGCGCTCGCCGCCGGCATGGGCATCGGTGTGCTCATCACCTCGACCATCATCAGCTCCGGGGACAACAGCATCTCCTCGTCGATCATGGTGATCGTCATCCTCGGCGCCCTGCTCACCCAACCTCGCCGCACCGCCCGGGCGCTGGACGCCGGCGAGGGGAGGTGGCAGACGGTGAAGCAGTTCCGGCCGATCCCCGCAGAGCTGCGCAGGCTCCCGGAGGTCGCCGCCGCCCGGTGGGGCACCGCCGCCGCGGGCGCCGGCCTGCTGATCGCGCTTCCCTACCTCCTCGGCACCGCCAACATCTCGTACCTCGTCCTGCTCCCGCTGTACGGGATCGTGGCCGTGTCCCTGGTGGTGTTGACGGGTTGGGCCGGGCAGATCAGCCTGGGGCAGTTCGGGCTGGTGGGTGTCTCTGCCGGCGTGGCCGGAGGGCTGATCGCGAACCACAACATCGACTTCTTCGCCGCCCTGGGGATCGGGATCCTCACCGGAGTCGTGGCGGCAGTGGTCATCGGGCTCCCCTCCCTGCGCATCCAGGGGCTGTACCTGGCGGTGACGACCCTCGCCTTCGGCTACGCGGTGCCGAACTACCTCCTCAACGAGCACTACTGGATCGGCCGGCACATCCTCCCCTCCGGCCTGGCGGCTCACCTCTCCAGACCCCTGCTCTACGGGAGGATCGATCTGACGGGGGACCGGGCGTACTACTACCTCTGTCTGGTGTTCCTGGCTCTGGTCATGCTGGCCGCCTTCGCCTTCCGGCGGAACCGGTCCGGCCGGGTGCTGATCGCGCTGCGCGACAACGAGCGAACGGCCGCCGCTTTCGCCGTCAACCCGGCCCGCACCCGGTTGGCGGCGTTCGCCGTCTCGGGCGGGATCGCCGGTCTTGCCGGGGTGCTCTTCGACTATGCCCAGCAGAACGTCGTGCCGGGGACCTACGACATCCAGGCCAGCCTCATCCTGTTCCTCGCCGTGGCCATCGCCGGAGTCAGCTCGGTGTCCTGGGCGGTCGTCGGCGTCATGGTCCTCGAGGTGTCGGTGGTCTTCGGGCCGCGGATCTACGATCTGTTCCACTCGACGACGATCGAATCAGTGATGCCGCTGCTGCTGACCGGGCCGCTGCTGCTGATCAACTCGTCCTTCTACCCGGGCGGGTCCGCCGAGGGCGGCATGCGGCTGCGCGACGACTGGCTGCGGCGGGTCGCCACCCGCCGGGGCCTGGTGGTGCCGTCGCTGGTGGCTGACCTGGGCCCGGCACCCGGGCGCGTCGCCGCGCCGGCGCCGCCGGGGTTCGAGGCGTCGGTGGTCGGAGCGGCTCCGCAGCCGGTCGCCGCCGCCTCCGACGCAACGCCGCACGCATCCCTGCTCGACGGCGGCCGGGTCGCGCCGTGA
- a CDS encoding ArdC-like ssDNA-binding domain-containing protein codes for MTAKDNHLQLIAQLAEGISNLTTSDEWQRYLDFQGRFHRYSFGNVLLIAAQCHEATRVAGFNAWRTFNRFVRKGEKAIWILAPMVYKDADAEDGEGGRVIRGFKFVSVFDVAQTDGDELPSICNRLDGDDPDGLYAQLLTVARSIGFTVEDHEFARSTNGDCCHSERRIRIEMTNSPAQRVKTLSHEIAHALLHEKYDDRALAELEAESTAYVVCHAFGLDTSDYSFGYVATWAGGGEQAIAGIKASCERIQKSAATILRALEPAAEEQAAWTAVVP; via the coding sequence ATGACCGCCAAGGACAACCATCTGCAACTCATCGCCCAGCTCGCGGAGGGGATCAGCAACCTCACGACATCCGACGAATGGCAGCGCTACCTCGACTTCCAGGGCCGCTTCCACCGCTACAGCTTCGGCAACGTGCTCCTCATCGCAGCCCAGTGCCACGAGGCGACACGGGTCGCAGGGTTCAATGCATGGCGCACGTTCAACCGCTTCGTCCGCAAGGGAGAGAAGGCCATCTGGATTCTCGCCCCCATGGTCTACAAGGACGCCGACGCCGAGGACGGCGAGGGTGGCCGGGTCATCCGGGGCTTCAAGTTCGTGTCCGTGTTCGACGTGGCCCAGACCGATGGCGACGAGCTGCCGTCCATCTGCAACCGGCTCGATGGCGACGACCCTGACGGGCTCTACGCCCAGCTCCTGACGGTCGCCCGGTCCATCGGTTTCACGGTCGAGGACCACGAGTTCGCCCGAAGCACGAACGGTGACTGCTGCCACAGCGAGCGCCGCATCCGGATCGAGATGACCAACTCACCTGCACAGCGGGTGAAGACCCTCTCCCACGAGATCGCTCACGCCCTGCTCCATGAGAAGTACGACGACCGAGCCCTCGCCGAGCTGGAGGCTGAGTCCACGGCATACGTGGTCTGCCACGCGTTCGGGCTTGACACGAGTGACTACTCGTTCGGGTACGTCGCAACGTGGGCCGGTGGCGGCGAGCAGGCCATCGCCGGGATCAAGGCATCCTGCGAACGGATCCAGAAGAGCGCTGCCACCATCCTGCGGGCGCTCGAGCCCGCAGCCGAGGAGCAGGCGGCATGGACCGCCGTCGTGCCATGA
- a CDS encoding EAL domain-containing protein, protein MVIGARARHLPEARTPAPASVPDGSTSPSAMREQWRTATLDTCGDGYTVLRAVREDQAIIDWTIVDANELVRDRWRGVGDVVGVALSVLESASDNSAIKDLYCAALATGEGQETDIELILPEGRGGPRRVIVVPVDADTVTVVTRDITRERYFESALQQSRRELRGLAQAATRPSGPGDPRISEPRLLSRSAAFLFVGAGAVAIANTLFSSLPGVDVPALRMTGVLSILTAFLMPLLPWSRHLRVVAASLVGVAIGYLVLSDQVDHYSHSQSAVAVYPIFFIMVVAWSGLIQVRGAPTLAACVSGLALGGILVEGGHGSIGVQCVIVTMPAAAVLGEVMSWSSTRVSNLVGLELDRRLHDPLTGLANRQLFIERTEQALARARRSEHALAVLFMDLDRFKQVNDSLGHAAGDQLLIEAADRLRDLVRQSDDVARLGGDEFVILCEDLDHQEGAVVIAERVLRMFDDSFLLGERDVSIHASIGIAYSDDGGKTAEAILQDADAAMYRAKDAGRARFEFFDDTMQREIAARIELETSLRQAVPRGELRVFYQPIFAATSRAIVGFEALVRWARPGFGLVSPGSFIPVAEETGMIVDIGSWVLNEACRQAAAWSAQWPDRRLCIAVNISSRQVLKGDIVDIVRNALSVSGLDPTLLTLELTETTLIDDARSVQAILLELRDHGVSIALDDFGTGYSSLTYLHAFPIDVIKIDGSFVRTIQTEREAAAIVAAVISLARSLDITVIAEGIESPEQLAAVVGLDCELLQGYLLSHPRAVEELPGLIEGFSFDAT, encoded by the coding sequence ATGGTGATCGGGGCACGGGCGAGGCACCTGCCCGAAGCTCGCACACCGGCGCCCGCGAGCGTGCCCGACGGCTCCACGTCGCCTTCGGCCATGCGTGAGCAATGGCGCACCGCCACCCTGGATACCTGCGGTGACGGCTACACCGTCCTGCGCGCCGTGCGCGAGGACCAGGCGATCATCGATTGGACGATCGTCGATGCGAACGAGCTGGTGCGCGACCGGTGGCGCGGCGTTGGGGATGTCGTGGGTGTGGCCCTCAGCGTCTTGGAATCGGCGTCCGACAACTCCGCCATCAAGGACCTGTACTGCGCCGCCTTGGCCACAGGGGAGGGCCAAGAGACGGACATCGAACTGATCCTCCCGGAGGGCAGGGGTGGGCCGCGTCGGGTGATCGTCGTCCCCGTCGACGCCGACACGGTGACGGTCGTCACTCGCGACATCACCCGTGAGCGCTACTTCGAGTCGGCACTCCAGCAGTCGCGACGCGAACTGCGAGGACTTGCCCAGGCGGCCACTCGTCCGTCGGGTCCCGGTGATCCTCGAATCAGCGAGCCCCGCCTCCTCAGTCGCTCTGCTGCATTCTTGTTCGTCGGAGCCGGGGCCGTCGCTATCGCCAACACCCTCTTCTCATCGCTGCCCGGCGTCGACGTCCCGGCACTGCGGATGACCGGGGTCCTCTCCATCCTCACCGCGTTCTTGATGCCCTTGCTTCCCTGGTCCCGGCACCTTCGCGTCGTCGCCGCCAGCCTTGTCGGCGTTGCCATCGGGTACCTGGTCCTCAGTGACCAGGTCGATCACTACTCACACTCTCAGTCGGCGGTGGCGGTCTATCCGATCTTCTTCATCATGGTCGTCGCCTGGAGCGGCCTCATCCAGGTCCGGGGCGCCCCGACTCTCGCTGCGTGTGTGTCGGGACTGGCCCTGGGCGGCATCCTGGTCGAAGGAGGGCACGGGTCGATCGGCGTGCAGTGCGTCATCGTGACCATGCCGGCGGCGGCCGTTCTCGGTGAGGTCATGTCGTGGTCATCCACGCGCGTCTCCAATCTGGTCGGGCTCGAACTGGACCGACGGCTCCACGACCCGCTCACCGGATTGGCCAATCGTCAACTCTTCATCGAGCGAACCGAGCAAGCCCTCGCACGCGCCAGGCGCAGTGAGCATGCGCTGGCTGTGCTCTTCATGGATCTCGACCGGTTCAAGCAGGTCAACGACTCTCTCGGCCACGCCGCTGGTGACCAGCTCCTGATAGAGGCGGCGGATCGGCTCCGCGATCTGGTCCGCCAGAGCGATGATGTCGCACGCCTGGGCGGCGACGAGTTCGTGATCCTGTGCGAGGACCTCGACCACCAGGAGGGCGCCGTCGTCATCGCGGAGCGCGTGCTCCGCATGTTCGACGATTCCTTTCTCTTGGGTGAGCGCGACGTCTCGATACACGCCAGCATCGGGATCGCGTACTCCGATGACGGCGGCAAGACGGCTGAGGCCATCCTTCAGGATGCAGATGCGGCGATGTACCGGGCCAAGGATGCCGGCAGAGCCCGGTTCGAGTTCTTCGACGACACGATGCAACGCGAGATCGCGGCGCGGATCGAGCTCGAGACGTCACTGCGTCAGGCAGTCCCCCGTGGGGAGCTCAGGGTCTTCTATCAGCCGATCTTCGCGGCCACGTCTCGCGCCATCGTGGGCTTTGAGGCGCTCGTCCGATGGGCCCGACCAGGATTCGGGCTCGTCAGCCCAGGGTCGTTCATACCCGTGGCAGAAGAGACGGGAATGATCGTCGACATCGGCTCGTGGGTGCTCAACGAAGCATGTCGGCAGGCGGCAGCTTGGTCGGCACAATGGCCTGACCGTCGTCTTTGCATCGCCGTCAACATCTCGAGCCGGCAGGTCCTCAAGGGGGACATCGTGGACATCGTCCGCAACGCGCTCAGCGTCAGCGGACTGGACCCGACGCTACTCACCCTGGAGCTGACGGAGACGACGCTCATCGATGATGCCAGGAGTGTCCAAGCGATCCTTCTCGAATTGCGGGATCACGGCGTGAGCATTGCGCTCGACGACTTCGGGACGGGATATTCGTCCCTGACCTACCTGCATGCCTTTCCGATCGACGTCATCAAGATCGACGGGTCGTTCGTCCGCACGATCCAGACCGAGCGAGAAGCGGCGGCCATCGTGGCTGCTGTCATCTCGCTCGCCAGGAGCCTCGACATCACGGTCATCGCCGAGGGGATCGAGAGCCCCGAGCAACTCGCCGCCGTCGTCGGCCTCGACTGCGAGCTCCTTCAGGGATACCTGTTGTCGCACCCGAGGGCGGTGGAGGAGCTCCCGGGGTTGATCGAGGGCTTCTCGTTCGACGCCACGTGA
- a CDS encoding helix-turn-helix domain-containing protein, whose protein sequence is MADWSFLTNHARVLICIAHDPRVRLRDIATTLGVTERRAYGMVTELVQAGYVVKEKDGRRNHYRIQSHLPLPETIGRARTIGEVLDILVDPRLLEVRSGVPLSKGRVRA, encoded by the coding sequence ATGGCGGACTGGAGCTTCCTCACGAACCACGCCCGGGTCCTGATCTGCATCGCCCACGATCCCAGGGTGCGACTGCGCGACATCGCCACCACGCTGGGCGTCACCGAACGCCGTGCGTACGGCATGGTCACCGAACTGGTCCAGGCGGGCTATGTCGTGAAGGAGAAGGACGGCCGTCGCAACCACTACCGCATCCAGTCCCACCTGCCCCTGCCCGAGACGATCGGCCGAGCGCGCACCATCGGTGAGGTGCTCGACATCCTCGTCGACCCGCGCCTCTTGGAGGTGCGCAGTGGCGTCCCCCTGTCGAAGGGCAGGGTGCGGGCCTAG